From the Trifolium pratense cultivar HEN17-A07 linkage group LG4, ARS_RC_1.1, whole genome shotgun sequence genome, the window GAATTACAAGAGACTCCAAGAGCACTATACCAAATTGAAATTAGCACCTCCTTTTTGAATTTAGATATGTTTATAATTTGTTCAACCactttataatttgttttgtggTATGTAACTATGATTACCATTTTGTCTTTCATCTTGCGTGACACTAAAAAGTTGAGCTTCATTGTTCATGGTCTGATTACATGCTTGAGCTTCAATGGTTGAATGATTTGTGCCATAGCCGCCGGCCCAATGGCCGAGCAACCCAAGTAAAGATTTTAGGTCCCaaaattttggatgaaaacAAAGGGCCTCAAAATAGTTcaatttagttataaatataaatgtgacaattaaatttttagtattttcCAGTTAAGTTGGTGAAGTTGAAGGTCTCAAATCCTTTTTGACTCGATTTTAATCTCAACCTtagtaaaatttagattttctatttatttttcatacaactttacattttttttttctagaagGCCTCACAATAGAATATATTTTAGGCCTCTAATTATGTTGTTTCGGTCCTTATTTGTAGAATCTATAATTATGTATgtcaatcattttttttacaatacatacaatgtatttttttaaaaaaattgtttatttagaAATATTCAATAGTTATTTTCTTCATTGCCCCAGTATTTTCCTCGTTACCATTATTTGAGAAAAATATCACAAATGGGAAAATGATCGATGACATGCATGCACACACCATGGTTAACTTTGACAAAGTTCTACtgcattcaaattccaaaaatcTAACAACACCAACCACAAATTTACAATGTGTGGAATATTTGGAGCAAAGTACACTACGTACACATTATAaatctgtaaaaaaaatattcaacaaaaagtttaaatgaataaaaatttgaCCCAAAACTATATATGCATGCATCATGCATGTATGAAATGTCAAGGATGGCGCTTAATGCTTAGATAAAGTCATAAAGCTATAGTGCGAatatttattattcatttagtTATTTTCCTTCATAAAGAAACATACAGTCCtaagtttgaaaattaaaacaaaagacACCAAAACCTCTTtcattctttattttcataatgaATTAGTCATATATACAGCCACGGTGGGTGACAATGGAATAGTACTTCATAGATTGGTCTCCATTTTTTTCTAACTTTTGACCATGATTCATAAAATACAGCTATGGTAATGAAACCCTTTATCTCCtacacaactttttattttacttttgacAAGTAAACatgttattttgaaacaaaTGAGGGATTAAGGAGAGAAATTTTCAATCAAAAGAGATTGTCACATATAATTGGATCTTTAACTTCCACTAAATTACATAAGATatgtgattttaaaattaataattttcaaTGTGAATTTCAGTCAAAAATTTGTGCTAGGTCTCATATAAATAACAAAGTAGTTTATAGACCTTGTCAAATagtctattatattttttttaaccatataGTCTACTATATCTAATCTTTTTTCTTACTTAAAATTATGTAACATTTATATGTAAACACTAATTCATTagacaaatactaaaatatttAACCGAATATTCATAGCGTTCTAGATTCGCCAAGAGATGACTTAATTATATCTACATCCATCCTAAGAAAAAGTCGGGGACTAAAAGAAGGACTTTCCATCACAGTATCGCCGCCTATGCCTTTATCGGGTGGGATTCAACCACCTTGAGTAACAGAACAGCAACACTAATTTGCTTACTTGCTAGAACCATACTGCTTTTATTATCATAGACTATAATTCTTTCATTTGTGTCATTGTGTGAGATTTCATGTTATATTTATCATTTCttctataaacaaaaaataatattatagttAGAACTAAGATTATGCCTAATAATATATAAtctacaaaaataaatacttatataaaaaaaaaatctcatcaaaaaattaaaaaatcatcatCCTCATTGAGACTACTACTCAACTTATCAATCCACACCCTCTTTTCCTCACCATTACCCTTCTTTTCTTCCATTTTATTactctttttctcttcattatTACCATCATCACCCTTAGGAAAAAACACTTCATGAACAAACACCTCCACATAGCTTTTACTATACCCCACAGTTTTCTCATTCTCAACTTCAATCAAAGGAGGAATATAAGGTGGTCTTGCTAATTGCAACACCGTGTCCCACTTTACTCCTTTAAAGAAATCATGACCCTTGATTTCATCTACCTTGATCCTACGGTCAGGATCCTTTTCCAACAATTTCCTAATCAAATCCCTTAACGCCGTTTTCTCTCCCGTTAACTCAGGTTCTTTtgacaaaatcctgtaaaacgTTTCTTTCCTATTTATCCCATTAAACGGCGTCGTTCCGTACAACATTTCGTACAATACGACACCTAACGACCACCAATCAACTTCGTAACCATGACCTTTTCCGTTTACAATTTCAGGTGCCACGTAATCTTCCGTTCCAACGAACGAGTTCGATTTCTCAACCGATTCCGATTCGTTCCGTTTCATCGAGTTCACACTATTTTGCAATTCAAAATCCGAGTCACACGGCGAGATCCCCGAGTTACAACGGTAGAATCGCGAAAACAATCGCTTATTCGCGTGTTTCTCCTTCGAAGAATTAGATCTATCTGACGAGTCATGACTCAGTGATTGAAGTGGCGATTTAGGTTTCAGCTTTGTAGATAGA encodes:
- the LOC123923831 gene encoding serine/threonine-protein kinase OXI1-like, with the translated sequence MNSSENNQNSTVKSLDFNNLKVISAVGRGAKGVVFLATTGNQSSNECVALKVISKDLLNQKKSKNNPEGSGEYKRASFEQEVLRRFDHPLLPRLRGVFETEKIVGFAIDYCHGGNLHSLRKKQSEKMFSNDAIRFYAAELVLALEYLHDSGIVYRDLKPDNVMIQENGHIMLVDFDLSTKLKPKSPLQSLSHDSSDRSNSSKEKHANKRLFSRFYRCNSGISPCDSDFELQNSVNSMKRNESESVEKSNSFVGTEDYVAPEIVNGKGHGYEVDWWSLGVVLYEMLYGTTPFNGINRKETFYRILSKEPELTGEKTALRDLIRKLLEKDPDRRIKVDEIKGHDFFKGVKWDTVLQLARPPYIPPLIEVENEKTVGYSKSYVEVFVHEVFFPKGDDGNNEEKKSNKMEEKKGNGEEKRVWIDKLSSSLNEDDDFLIF